CATCATACTGTGCTCGTTTCTGTACGACCGTCATCCATCTAGCCAAAACCTCCATATTATAAACGCGACAACCAACAGCCAGTGACTGTTGCAAGCTTCATTTTTTCAAACATATGAGGAGCGTATCAACTGTACAGCCACTCATTTCTGACATGTCCAGGTCCTATATCCATAGATGGACAGACGACACATCCTGCGTCTGCCTCCTTTCGCATCTCTCCAATTATAACGCGGACGTCATGAAGTGCTCTCGTTCCCTCCAAAATATCGGTATGAGATGTATAGTGTTTTTGGAAGTAAAAACTAGTCCTTGCTGATGTTGAGACGTCACCCAACACATCCGATCATGATCCCAGGAAACACTGAAATGCTAGTTGCCATGAAGAACTAGTGCTCAAGAGGTAAACAAAAAGCCTGCGGTGGTGGTACCAAGACGTACTGACCTCCATTGTGGTATCCGCTCAAGATTTTTGTCGAAATTTCCGCTCTCTTCTTTGTTTGGTTTTAAGTTCGATACGTCCAAAGCCATCCTTCCCATCATTTTTCAACGACTTGTGACATCGCAGTATTGTGAGATTCGTGACTGATGCAAGAATCTCTCATGGTTACTGTTTGAGCATTTTCTATATTCTACTGCGGGTGCCACTGTACATGAATAAGGTCGTCTTTGGTGACGTTGATCGGTATATATCTGTGAAACTCATTGCTACTTTCCATATTGCTCAATTCATGCACAAAGACATCCACTTTGCCATCAGGTTCACAATATAAAAATCTCCACACGCAAGCTCAGCTTCTACTGTATTTCCGTACTTACTATCCACAAGCTGAAATGGCAATAGAAACTCCGTTCATCTTCTACGCTATTTGCATCAGTGTTGGTCTCCTTACCATCATCGTAGGAGCTGTGCTTTACGCGCGTCGCAAGAGTCCTATCTGCTGGCCTATAAGCCGCAAGGTCGACGATATGGAGCAAGGCTGCGCTCCGCCTAAGATCATAGCTGCTTAATCAGGCACTCGTGCCGTCCCAACACTGAATCATTATATGATTGGAGAATCGCTGGACATTAGGCGAGAAGCTCAAGGTGGATGAGAACCTTGCCGGTTTGAATTAAGAAGAATCTGAAGCCGCTTCGGCGCGTGGAAATCATGCGAGCAGAGATTGATGGAGGCGCGTGGAGCGCTCGTGTTATCTGACCAGAACGAGAGAACTTGTATAGATGGGGTGACTTGAGTCAATTGAATATGCCTCAGTCTACTCAGTAAAAATATGTGAAGTTTTCTCTATGAAATTTCTAGAAGTTGGGTTGATATTTGTACCTAGAAGTCCGTAGAATTACTCTAGGCTTCATCGGCGTCTGCCCTAGTTCCTCGACTCTCAATGAATTGCTTCTTGTCATAATGAAAATCTAAGTTTGAGCCCATTTACGCTGTTATAAATTAGCTTAAGGTGGCTCACCACAGCGTGGCACAATCCTTTCACATCTCCAATAAAAAATTATCATGTTGTTGCACAGTGATACTTTAAGTAAACACGCAGCAAACACAAACCGCACGGGAGAACACTCATTTCATTCGCTCTGTTCTGCATGAGCAGCTCTAACCATTACAAGCCACTGTTATCTGTCCGACGGCAGGCCTGGGCCATGATATCAGTATGCAAAAATTCACGGCTAAGATTGGCGAGTGGGGGGAAAGGCCTAGCCTCATGCTTGGGCTTCTCCTTGCCATCATCATGCTGTTTGGCCCACCGATTTCCCAAAATTTTCGCAGGGACAATGAGTTAAACCTCGAATTTGGCATTGTATTATCAGAGCTGGCACCTACTCCATCTGACTATGCATCATAGTTCTTCGTTGTCATTGCAGCTGTATATTGAGACGCTACATAGCTATGCACGCATGGATTGAGACATATGCTATGATCACTCCTTCGATTAGACATATCCTGACACCGAGTAAGAGTTCGAGGCTGCAACAGCACGCTGCACAATGTCTTACATCTTGCAGCGATAATGTATTCTGATGGACCTAATGCATGCACAATACACCTATAAATTGAGTCAGGTCTGTACAATGGTCTTTGAGCCAGAAGATAAATACTGCTTTGTCCTGCCAGATTGCTGATGTTCAAACCAAGCACATCCACCAGCCACACTCTTATCATGTTTGGAAACTTTCATACTCCTGATAAAATGTTCCCGGCCATCTGGAAGACAATGACTGCGCCAGATTTGACGGTGCAAAAAAGCAGATATACCTATTCCAAACCTACAGATCCCAAATCACTGCTCGCTAGCGACGATACGAATGTTTCTGAAGTTGATTCTGAAAGGTATGGTCCTTCAGATATTCTTTCTCAGGACGCGCAGCCTGTCCAAAGCTTTGAAGCTACTCACCCGCATTCTCCTGACGTACTGAGTGAGTTTCCTCCGTTTAAATATACAACGCTACCAGAGTGTCCCCAGGACGAGTCTTTGCAACCAGAGCAGGAGCTAGCTAGAAGTTGAAGTTTCAAATTTGAATGAGAAGAATTGCCACTGAGCTCAGTATTCGGGTGGAGAGCGTGCACTAAGAAGGGGTAGGCACTACTTTCAACGTTGGCCGACATATTGGCTTGCGAGAAGTCTGCGAACGGCTATGATCCAGCTTATCAGCACCAATATCTGTAGCTTTAGTATACCAGTCAGACAGATGGATTTGTGGCTTTTGAGAATTAGCTGCACCTGCAATGTGATTCTTCTATTGGTGGTGCGCATGTGACTTACAGCATCCTTCTTCTCTGCGAATAGTAACCCTTTCTTGTCTAGCCGAAGCATGAATGTGGACACATCAATCGACCATACTGCCCGAGTAGTCGCATATCTTGAACATGTGAGTCCAGCCTCACACCTGGATCATGGAAGCCCTCATCTATTCTGCAAGATAATCCACGATCCGGGTAAATACCCCGGCTTGCCGGCTCCTGGCCGAAGCCCCCGTAATAAACGGCAATCAATTTTCAACGAACGACGCTCTCGAGCGGCAGTAAGCGAGGCTTCCATCATGTGTTCTACCGGGCCGATCATGCGTACCTTACATTTTGAAGCCCGTTTCGCCCAATAGGACCGAGAGCGGGGCCAGAGGGTAAATACCCGTGGAGAGACTGGGATGCTGATTTTACCGCACGTGTGCTTCCGTGGCATCCTAAATGAGTGTTTCAACTAGATCTTGCCATAGGGAGAAAACGACAAGACGGAAGCTGATATACATTTCCGTCTTAGTCGAATGGCTTGAGTATAAGAAGACATCTCTTGTCGCTCTTTTGTATCATCACGCAATTCCTCGTGACAGCTGCTTTCTCTGATCGGCCAATCATCATGGTCCACTACGCTATTCTCGCATCTGCTCTTCTGAGCATCGCCGCCGCACAATCCCTTGGCAAAGGCAAAGAAGTGCATCCTAAGCTCACCACTTACGAGTGTACCAAGAAGGGAGGCTGTAAAGCGCAGGATTCCTACATCGTTCTCGATGCAGCTGTCCACTCGATCCACCAGAAAAACGACACCACCAAGGGCTGCGGAGACTGGGGCAAGGCAGCCGACCCAACCGCATGCCCTGACGAGAAGACCTGCGCAAAGAATTGCATCTTGGAACCCATCAGCAACTATGCCGACTACGGTATAACCACCAAAGGTGCAAGTCTACGCATGGACTTCTATGGCAAGGACAAGAAGTTCCAGAGCCCGAGGGCGTATCTTCTTGCTAAGGGCGAGAAGAACTACGAGATGCTGAAACTGACTGGCAAGGAGTTCACATTCGATGTTGATGTGTCGAAGCTGCCTTGTGGCATGAACGGTGCTCTGTACCTTTCCGAGATGAGGGCAGACGGCGGGCGTTCGAGCTTGAACCCTGCAGGCGCGGCCTATGGTACAGGATATTGCGACGCTCAGTGTTTCGTCACTCCTTTCGTCAACGGTGTTGTGAGTAGTAAATGTTGTTGTTCTTCTATGCACATACTTACGTCTACAGGGTAACATCGATGGTTCTGGCGTCTGCTGCAATGAGATGGATATTTGGGAGGCCAACAGTCGCTCTACCCAGATCGCACCCCACACGTGCAGCAAACCCAGTCTGTTCAAGTGCCAGGGTGCTGAGTGTGGAGCCACCGGTCTTTGCGACAAGAACGGCTGCGGCAAGAACTCTTACCGTAATGGCGTGAAGGACTTCTACGGCCTCGGTCTCAAGATCGACACCAAAAAGCCCTTCAGCGTGGTCACCCAGTTCCCGGCCAAAAATGGTGTGCTCCAGTCGATCGAGCGCAAGTATATTCAAAATGGCATTGTCTTTGAGGACCAGCCCAAGAACATCACGATGAACGACGCATACTGCTCCACACAGGGCGCCGATACGTTCATGAAGTTGGGTGCCATGAAGGGCATGGGCGAAGCGCTGAGCCGTGGTATGGTATTGGCGATGAGTGTTTGGTGGGATGAAGGTGGCTTCATGCAGTGGCTTGATGGCGGAGAAGCGGGTCCTTGTGATGCTACTGAGGGAGACCCAAAGAACATCGTCAAGGTGCAGCCAGCACCTTCGACTACTTTCTCTAACATCAAGTGGGGAGAAATTGGGTCAACGTTCAAGGGAAGGAATCAGTGGACCGCATAGAAGACTGAGCGCGTGTAGGAGAATTGACTTGCAGTGCACCCAATGCTTATAGACTGTTTGAAGAGATGGTTAATGCGGTCTTTCCCTCGCTAACTCGCTTACCTATTAAGGCAGCACAGCTTTGCCAACCAATTCAGCCAATCGGCAAACGTCAAGCAACTGGCGGAGAACCAGCGGAGAACCAGCGGAGAACTTCTCATCGACCGATTGATGTGTCGACGGTTTCGCTCTCTAGTGCTGACATTGGGAGCTAAGGGGAGCTGATCGTGGTATTTTCCCCAGCAATTCTTGGCGTTGCACAGTCTCCTTCACTCAAAGCGGCTAGCGATTATCGCACTTTTTCGACTCACCTGGATTCACGGCTGCGCAAGACCACGGGGTTCAAATGGCAGGAAACGATGTGCTCATGTCGTGAGCATGAAGTGCAGGGCGATGGGTATAAAGACTGGTCGGTGAGCCTGGTGATGCTGGAGTAATTCGATTCTCCGCCTGCATTTCTGCGCGCGCTCCTACAAACTACCTGCAAAGTTGGCCACTACCTATGTCGCGAACCAATACAGCGATAATGACACCCGCCACCACAACCTCTCCTTCAAATTACGCTTCAAAGTCGATCGTTGAGCTCCGACCTGTCCCCCCAGCAGCACTCCGTGACTCAGGGAGACTACGGTCCGAAGACAGGTCCAAGAATACCGACCCGGCTGAATTTCTACCGCAGCCGTCTACAACTGTATCAGTCGTTGAAAGATGGAACAGCTCTAAGGTCAATATCTTTCGCACGGCAGCAACATTGTTTGCGTTTGTAATTATGGGCGCTAACGATGCAGCATACGGCGTGAGTAACGCTATAATGCACTGAGTACAGTCAGTATACTGATGCTATTCCTAGGCCATCATTCCATATCTTGAAAAGTACTACGATTTGAGTTACGTCATCGTTTCTTTGGTGTTCCTATCGCCTCTGGGCGGTTATGTCGGCGCTGCATTGCTCAATAACTGGATTCATGTTCGATTCGGTCAACGCGGAGTAGCCTTCCTAGGACCCTTCTGCCATCTGGCAGCATATGTTGCAATCTCTCTGCATCCTCACTATCCCGTTCTTGTGGTCATCTTCATCATTGCGGGTTTTGGCAATGGTATCGAAGATGCAGCCTGGAACGCCTGGGCTGGTAACATGGCCAATGCAAACGAAGTGTTAGGATTTCTTCATGGTTGCTACGGCCTTGGAGCAGTGCTGAGTCCACTTGCAGCAACAACTCTAATGACTAAGAGCGGCTGGATGTGGTATGAATTCTACTACATTATGGTAGGTTGTAACAACGTAATTCATACACAACTGACTGACCCTGACAGATTGGTGGTGCCGCGATTGAACTTGCAACATCTATGACCGCTTTCTGGCCAATGTCAGGCCAAACATACAGAGAAGCAAACCCTCGTATCAACGCCGCTTCCGAAAGCCGCCTCAGAGAAGCACTCAGAAGTCGGGTTACCTGGGTGTCTTCGATCTTTCTTCTCGGCTACGTGGGAGCTGAGGTCGCACTGGGAGGCTGGATTGTTACCTTTATGCGCCGAGAACGTGGCGGTGGTGACTTTGAATCTGGTATGGTAGCGACAGGTTTCTGGACAGGTATCACAGTCGGTCGACTTGTGCTTGGGTTCGTCACACCTAGACTTGGAGAGAAGTTTGCGGTTCTTGTAAGTTGAAGCAGTATCTTTGGTCGATCGTACGCTAACCTTGATATAGACGTACATCATCTTCGCTATGGTCTGCCAACTCATGTTTTGGCTTGTTCCTTCTTTTCATGTCTCGGCTATCTTCGTTGCACTCCAGGGATTCTTT
The window above is part of the Ascochyta rabiei chromosome 1, complete sequence genome. Proteins encoded here:
- a CDS encoding Cellulase, which translates into the protein MVHYAILASALLSIAAAQSLGKGKEVHPKLTTYECTKKGGCKAQDSYIVLDAAVHSIHQKNDTTKGCGDWGKAADPTACPDEKTCAKNCILEPISNYADYGITTKGASLRMDFYGKDKKFQSPRAYLLAKGEKNYEMLKLTGKEFTFDVDVSKLPCGMNGALYLSEMRADGGRSSLNPAGAAYGTGYCDAQCFVTPFVNGVGNIDGSGVCCNEMDIWEANSRSTQIAPHTCSKPSLFKCQGAECGATGLCDKNGCGKNSYRNGVKDFYGLGLKIDTKKPFSVVTQFPAKNGVLQSIERKYIQNGIVFEDQPKNITMNDAYCSTQGADTFMKLGAMKGMGEALSRGMVLAMSVWWDEGGFMQWLDGGEAGPCDATEGDPKNIVKVQPAPSTTFSNIKWGEIGSTFKGRNQWTA